A window from Actimicrobium sp. CCC2.4 encodes these proteins:
- a CDS encoding TorD/DmsD family molecular chaperone: protein MTKTTHPLVFERQDQGEETARADLYGLLATLFYAPPSQALLDTIASAQSEGDGVLERAWADLVIACKTANAEVVRDEYESLFLGVGKPEVMLYGSYYLSGFLMEKPLAALRTDLSMLGIERVQSVVESEDHIASLCEVMRYLIASDDVLHANLATQQTFFSDHMQAWVDDLCNALEVHPVAVFYLPVSRLARAYFAVEMQAFDMG from the coding sequence ATGACAAAGACTACGCATCCACTGGTATTCGAGCGCCAGGACCAAGGTGAGGAAACCGCCCGTGCTGACCTGTATGGCTTGTTAGCAACTCTGTTCTATGCGCCTCCATCGCAGGCATTACTGGACACAATAGCTTCGGCACAGTCGGAAGGCGACGGCGTGCTAGAGCGCGCCTGGGCGGATCTGGTCATTGCTTGTAAAACGGCCAATGCCGAAGTAGTGCGCGATGAATACGAGTCCCTGTTCCTTGGCGTAGGCAAGCCTGAAGTCATGCTCTATGGTTCGTATTATCTGTCCGGATTTCTGATGGAAAAACCGCTGGCGGCTTTGCGTACCGATCTCTCGATGCTCGGCATAGAGCGCGTTCAAAGCGTGGTCGAGAGCGAAGACCATATTGCTTCGTTGTGCGAAGTGATGCGCTACCTGATTGCCTCAGACGATGTGTTACACGCAAATCTGGCAACTCAGCAGACATTCTTCAGTGACCACATGCAGGCGTGGGTGGATGACCTCTGCAACGCACTTGAAGTCCATCCGGTCGCGGTCTTTTACTTACCCGTGTCGCGGTTGGCCAGAGCGTATTTTGCTGTCGAAATGCAAGCCTTTGACATGGGCTGA
- a CDS encoding 4Fe-4S binding protein gives MPLDEAAGIRLGAVLGTGNPLPIVTELCRHEVGAFLAVAGGVDDVVVACTQERALFSELAIQKSAVSPIRFVNIRETGGWSKDGANNLPKMAALLAAAALPDPEPVPIVSYQSGGHLLIVGPGNRVLPWAEKFGGQLDVSVLITDGGTGMLQDRTFPTYSGGHIQLTGWLGTFTARWQQSNPIDLEICTRCNACVDACPEQAIDLMYQIDLNKCTSHSDCVKACGSIGAIDFNRTATQRSGDFDLVLDLCDAPLLAMHQPPQGYFSAGDDVLRQADAALKLVALVGEFEKPKFFIYKDKLCAHGRNGQIGCTSCIDVCSADAIRHDGNLVKVIPNLCVGCGACTTVCPSGALTYAYPRAPDTGQRIKTMLTTFAKAGGEQPALLLHSADKGAALIMQLGRLAKSGGKLHGVPARVLPLSLHHTASTGIDLWLAAIAYGASHVAILLSGEEAPDYVAALEDQMGVAQTILAGLGYSGTHLSLLRAVAPAALDSALQGLEVAQVPVQRALFAVAAEKRGTLDLVIGHLLKYAPLKPEQIALPAGALYGTVNINTSACTLCMSCVGACPESALMDNADLPQLRFVEKNCVQCGLCETTCPESAITLTPRLLLTDVAKQSRILNEAAPFHCIRCSKPFGTAQMIQTMLGKLSLHGAFAGNLDRIKMCSDCRVIDMMTNPKEPSITNLKRPS, from the coding sequence ATGCCGTTAGATGAAGCCGCGGGAATTCGACTCGGGGCTGTACTAGGTACCGGCAATCCACTGCCGATAGTCACTGAGTTGTGTCGCCATGAAGTCGGTGCGTTCCTGGCGGTTGCGGGCGGAGTCGACGACGTCGTCGTGGCTTGTACCCAAGAGCGGGCTTTATTTTCGGAGCTGGCAATTCAAAAATCGGCGGTGTCGCCGATTCGGTTTGTGAATATTCGCGAGACAGGTGGTTGGAGCAAAGACGGCGCAAACAATCTGCCTAAAATGGCGGCGTTGTTAGCCGCTGCAGCGCTGCCTGATCCAGAGCCCGTGCCCATTGTGTCCTATCAATCAGGTGGGCATTTGCTGATCGTCGGCCCCGGCAATCGTGTCCTCCCTTGGGCAGAAAAATTTGGCGGGCAGCTAGATGTCAGTGTGTTGATCACTGATGGTGGCACCGGAATGTTGCAGGATCGTACTTTCCCGACCTATTCTGGCGGTCATATTCAATTGACCGGTTGGTTGGGTACATTCACGGCGCGTTGGCAGCAGTCCAATCCGATTGATCTCGAGATATGCACTCGATGTAACGCTTGTGTAGATGCTTGCCCTGAGCAAGCGATTGATTTGATGTACCAGATCGATCTAAACAAATGTACGTCTCACAGTGATTGCGTGAAAGCCTGCGGCTCGATTGGGGCGATCGATTTCAATCGCACAGCAACCCAGCGTAGCGGTGACTTCGATTTGGTATTGGATTTGTGCGATGCACCGCTATTGGCGATGCATCAACCACCGCAAGGCTATTTTTCTGCCGGTGATGACGTGCTGAGGCAGGCTGACGCGGCATTGAAGCTGGTAGCGCTGGTTGGAGAATTTGAGAAGCCGAAATTTTTTATCTATAAAGATAAGCTGTGTGCACATGGCCGCAACGGTCAGATTGGTTGTACATCGTGCATCGACGTCTGCTCGGCGGATGCGATTCGCCACGACGGTAACCTGGTCAAAGTGATTCCTAACCTGTGCGTGGGATGTGGTGCGTGTACGACTGTCTGTCCGTCAGGTGCTTTGACTTACGCTTACCCGCGCGCGCCGGATACAGGGCAGCGCATCAAGACGATGCTGACGACTTTTGCGAAGGCCGGTGGCGAGCAGCCGGCACTGCTTCTGCATAGCGCCGATAAAGGTGCTGCGTTAATCATGCAATTGGGGCGGTTGGCAAAGTCAGGCGGAAAACTGCATGGTGTACCGGCACGTGTGTTGCCGCTGTCCTTGCACCATACGGCATCGACGGGTATTGATCTTTGGCTGGCTGCAATTGCCTATGGCGCTAGCCACGTGGCAATTCTGCTCAGTGGCGAAGAGGCACCGGATTATGTTGCCGCGCTCGAAGATCAGATGGGAGTCGCCCAGACGATACTGGCGGGGCTGGGTTACAGCGGAACGCATTTATCGTTACTGCGCGCTGTTGCGCCTGCTGCGTTGGATAGTGCATTGCAAGGCCTTGAGGTGGCACAGGTGCCTGTTCAGCGCGCCCTGTTCGCTGTGGCCGCTGAAAAGCGCGGCACGCTCGATCTGGTCATCGGGCATTTGCTGAAGTATGCGCCTCTCAAGCCGGAGCAGATTGCGTTGCCTGCGGGGGCGCTGTACGGCACTGTCAACATCAATACATCAGCCTGTACGCTGTGCATGTCGTGTGTCGGAGCTTGTCCCGAGTCCGCGTTGATGGATAACGCTGATCTGCCGCAATTGCGTTTTGTGGAAAAGAACTGCGTGCAATGTGGATTGTGCGAAACGACTTGTCCTGAAAGCGCCATCACGCTGACCCCCCGCCTGCTGCTGACTGATGTGGCAAAGCAATCCCGCATACTCAACGAGGCAGCGCCATTTCACTGCATCCGGTGCAGCAAGCCATTCGGTACCGCGCAGATGATCCAGACCATGCTCGGCAAACTGTCGTTGCATGGTGCTTTTGCCGGCAATCTTGATCGCATCAAGATGTGTTCGGACTGCCGAGTGATAGACATGATGACCAATCCCAAAGAACCGTCGATCACTAACCTGAAGCGACCATCCTGA
- a CDS encoding formate dehydrogenase subunit alpha, translating to MLLTRKGPDGQRSSTRFSAGLADSLARALPTMDRRSFLKRSGIGVGAGIAAAQLGLIQRARAADGSTAKGGAKIEVKRTVCTHCSVGCAVDAVVENGVWVRQEAVFDSPINLGAHCAKGAALREHGHGEYRLKYPMKLVNGKYQRISWDVALTEISAQLLDVKKTSGPDSVFFVGSSKHNNEQAQLMRKFVSYFGTNNTDHQARICHSTTVAGVANTWGYGAMTNSFNDMQNSRAIMYIGSNAAEAHPVSMLHMLHAKETGAKIIVIDPRYTRTAAKSDQYIRIRSGSDIPFIWGMLYHIFQNKWEDTKYINDRVYGMDKVRAEVMTWTPEKVEEACGVPEAEVYKCAETMAKNKPSTLVWCMGQTQHTIGNAIVRASCILQLALGNIGKSGGGTNIFRGHDNVQGATDVGPNPDSLPAYYGLATGAWKHWAAVWGVDYEWIKKQYASQAMMEKSGVTVSRWIDAVLEKNELIDQENNVRAMVFWGHAPNSQTRGLEMKKAFDKLDLLVVIDPYPSASAAMANMKVDGQELNPKRAVYLLPAATQFETSGSVTASNRSLQWREKVIEPLFESRTDHMIMYQLAEKLGFGKELVARIKLVPGKGGMMEPEPESMLEEINRGSWTIGYTGQSPMRLKAHMKNMHLFDVKTLRCIGGKDAASGYDMTGDYFGLPWPCYGTPEMKHPGTPNLYDTSKHVMDGGGNFRANFGVEREGVSLLAEDGSHSLGADITTGYPEFDHLLLKKLGWWSDLTEAEQKAAEGKNWKTDLSGGIQRVVMKVHGCYPFGNAKARAVVWNFPDPVPLHREPLFGNRPDLVAKYPTHEDKKSFWRMPTLYKSVQQKNVENKLFEKFPLIMTSGRLVEYEGGGEETRSNPWLAELQQENFVEINPKAASDRGLRDGEYVIVSTPTGARLKVKAMVTPRVGVDTVFIPFHFSGWWQGKDMLEYYPEGAAPMVRGEAVNTGTTYGYDSVTMMQETKTTICQIERIA from the coding sequence ATGCTCTTAACTCGCAAAGGCCCGGATGGCCAACGCTCGTCCACACGCTTTTCTGCCGGTTTGGCCGACAGTCTCGCGCGTGCCTTGCCCACAATGGACCGACGTTCGTTCCTGAAACGCTCGGGTATCGGCGTCGGTGCCGGTATCGCTGCTGCGCAACTCGGCTTGATTCAGCGCGCCCGCGCTGCCGATGGCTCAACCGCCAAAGGCGGTGCCAAGATTGAAGTCAAACGTACCGTCTGTACGCACTGTTCAGTTGGCTGCGCGGTTGATGCCGTCGTGGAAAATGGAGTGTGGGTGCGCCAGGAAGCGGTCTTTGATTCGCCGATCAACCTCGGTGCACACTGCGCAAAAGGTGCAGCACTGCGCGAGCATGGTCATGGTGAATATCGCCTGAAATATCCAATGAAGCTTGTCAACGGCAAGTACCAGCGCATCAGCTGGGATGTCGCTTTGACCGAAATTTCAGCTCAGTTGCTTGATGTAAAAAAAACCAGCGGTCCGGATTCCGTGTTCTTTGTTGGTTCGTCTAAGCATAACAACGAGCAAGCCCAACTGATGCGCAAGTTTGTTTCGTACTTTGGTACCAACAACACCGACCATCAGGCGCGTATTTGCCATTCGACCACGGTTGCCGGCGTTGCCAATACCTGGGGCTATGGCGCGATGACCAATAGCTTTAACGACATGCAGAACTCACGGGCGATCATGTACATCGGCTCGAACGCTGCCGAAGCCCATCCGGTATCGATGCTGCACATGCTGCACGCCAAAGAAACCGGTGCCAAGATCATCGTCATCGACCCGCGTTATACCCGTACTGCAGCCAAATCGGATCAGTACATCCGCATCCGTTCAGGGTCGGATATCCCATTCATCTGGGGCATGCTTTATCACATCTTCCAGAACAAATGGGAAGACACCAAGTACATCAATGACCGCGTTTATGGCATGGACAAAGTCCGCGCCGAAGTCATGACCTGGACGCCGGAAAAAGTAGAAGAAGCTTGTGGTGTGCCGGAAGCGGAAGTCTACAAATGCGCCGAAACAATGGCGAAAAACAAGCCGTCGACATTGGTCTGGTGCATGGGGCAGACCCAGCACACCATCGGCAACGCGATCGTACGCGCGTCATGCATCTTGCAATTAGCACTGGGTAATATCGGTAAGTCGGGTGGCGGGACGAATATTTTCCGCGGCCATGACAACGTGCAGGGTGCCACCGACGTAGGCCCGAATCCGGATTCGCTGCCAGCCTATTACGGCCTTGCCACGGGTGCCTGGAAGCATTGGGCTGCTGTTTGGGGTGTCGACTACGAGTGGATCAAAAAGCAGTATGCATCGCAAGCGATGATGGAGAAATCCGGCGTCACCGTATCGCGCTGGATCGACGCAGTACTCGAAAAGAACGAGCTGATCGATCAGGAAAACAATGTCCGCGCGATGGTGTTCTGGGGCCATGCACCGAACTCGCAAACGCGTGGTCTGGAAATGAAGAAGGCATTCGACAAACTCGACCTGCTGGTGGTGATCGACCCGTATCCGTCAGCGTCAGCCGCAATGGCCAACATGAAAGTCGATGGCCAGGAATTGAACCCGAAGCGCGCCGTCTACCTGCTGCCGGCTGCTACTCAGTTCGAAACCTCAGGATCAGTCACCGCCTCGAACCGTTCGCTGCAATGGCGCGAGAAGGTCATCGAGCCGCTGTTCGAATCGCGGACCGACCACATGATCATGTATCAGCTCGCAGAGAAACTGGGCTTCGGCAAGGAGCTAGTCGCACGGATCAAGCTGGTACCCGGCAAAGGCGGCATGATGGAACCGGAACCGGAATCGATGCTCGAGGAAATCAACCGCGGTAGCTGGACCATCGGGTACACCGGTCAATCGCCGATGCGCCTGAAAGCGCACATGAAGAACATGCACCTGTTCGACGTGAAGACCTTGCGCTGTATCGGCGGCAAGGATGCCGCATCAGGATACGACATGACCGGCGATTATTTTGGCTTGCCATGGCCATGTTATGGCACGCCGGAGATGAAGCATCCTGGCACGCCTAACCTGTACGACACCAGCAAGCACGTCATGGACGGCGGCGGAAACTTCCGCGCCAACTTTGGCGTCGAGCGCGAAGGCGTCAGTCTGCTGGCGGAAGATGGTTCCCATTCGCTGGGTGCCGACATCACCACCGGCTATCCGGAATTCGATCATCTGTTGCTGAAAAAACTCGGCTGGTGGAGCGATCTGACCGAAGCCGAACAGAAGGCAGCTGAAGGAAAGAACTGGAAAACTGACCTGTCCGGCGGTATTCAGCGCGTGGTCATGAAAGTGCATGGCTGCTACCCGTTCGGTAACGCCAAGGCGCGCGCCGTGGTGTGGAATTTCCCTGACCCTGTGCCTCTGCATCGCGAGCCGCTGTTCGGTAACCGTCCTGATCTGGTCGCCAAGTATCCGACCCATGAGGACAAGAAATCGTTCTGGCGCATGCCGACGTTGTACAAGTCGGTTCAGCAAAAGAACGTCGAGAACAAGCTGTTCGAGAAGTTCCCGCTGATCATGACATCAGGCCGGCTCGTCGAGTACGAAGGTGGCGGTGAAGAAACTCGATCCAATCCCTGGCTGGCAGAGCTGCAGCAAGAGAATTTCGTCGAGATCAATCCGAAGGCCGCTAGCGATCGTGGACTGCGCGATGGCGAATACGTGATCGTCTCGACGCCGACCGGTGCACGTCTGAAGGTCAAGGCCATGGTGACGCCGCGTGTGGGTGTCGATACGGTATTCATCCCGTTCCATTTTTCCGGCTGGTGGCAAGGCAAGGACATGCTCGAGTACTACCCGGAAGGTGCCGCACCGATGGTGCGTGGCGAAGCGGTCAATACCGGGACGACGTATGGCTACGACTCGGTAACGATGATGCAGGAAACCAAGACAACAATCTGTCAGATCGAGCGCATCGCTTAA